The region GATGTTTTACTGTGTTCAGTAGCCAGTTTTCTTCGATGATGCAGACTTGTTCAATGGCAGTACCTGATTTACCAGCCAAACCTGTTGAATAGCTTACAGAGTGGTAACAGCTATCCAACTTCAATAAGTCGAGACTGTGACTCGTGAGAGCCATACTATAGATCGGGTGGAGGTTTCGAGAACAGCCAACAAGATTATAGGTACAAAATATAGGTAacaatattttctttattagAGCAGCGAGCGAGTCAATTGTGGggaagcagcagcaacaacaacaatgttcgTACGTACCCTAGCCTACACTCCTCAGGTCTTCTGCATAGGAGGGAAGACAACCAGACAACACACGTTGGGATCATCGTGGTGGAACAAATATTTCAATCTATATTCTTTGATAATTGTGGTTCAAATGTAGTCAATTAGGGTATACATGATTGGACAAGTACATTATCTGCACACCGTTAATGTAACCATGGTATGGTCCAGAGTGTAACGTAGGCGTGccgtatattatatatttttgtgttcTCCTTAATCATCCCTTTAGTCTGGAATGCCTTCGCAGACTCACATTATACAACACAGCAGCCCCTAAGCCCATTAAAGCCCCCCGTTTCAGCCATTCAGCCCAGTAGTGGCTAGTGAGTTAGTGGGTAGCTTGTAGTAGATGGTAGTAGTAGGTGTCTTGATGAACTGATTCTCCTTTTGAACCCCCTCTTGGCAACTACTCCGGTAAACCGACACCTTCTTGGGTCCTTCCTGTTCACTCTTCCCCAACCATCCAATGTGCCGTCCGGTCTCATGCCCTTGTGCTCCTGCCTCCCCCAGAACGATGTGGTGGCTGCTGTGGGTCCTGGTGGCCCTGCTCACTCTCTTCTCCTGCCTGGACGTGTGGTACTTCCTGCGGGCCGCCGCCGTCCTCACCCGGGCCTGGTTCCAGACCCCCGTGTGGGACGTCACCGCCGAGCAGGTGGTGGCGGGGCGCGTCCTCCCCCGGGACATCGACATGTGCCACATGAACAACGCCCGCTACCTGCGCGAGTGTGACTTTGCCCGCTTCTCGCTGTACACGCGCAACGGCGTGTTCAAGGCGCTCCGAGCCCTGGGGGCCAGCATGGTGGTGGGGGCCACCACCGTCCGCTACCGGAGGGCCCTCTGCATCGGGGAGGGCTTCGAGCTGCGCAGCCGCATCGTCACGTGGGATGAAAAGTCTTTTTTCCTAGAGCAGAGGTTTGTCTCCACTAAGGACGGGCTGGTGTGCGCTGTGATGTACTGCCGGCAGAACATCATCCGAGGCAGTCCCGACAAGATCATGCAGCATCTATGCAAGAGGAAGGTATGTCCCCtgcaccgttttttttttttttttttttttgttatggcGGCTGATATCTCTGATTCTCTTTGCTTCCGACATGGCAGCTGTAACTCCTGATGGCGTTTTCATTGCAGGTCGAGTGCCCCGAGTTTCCAGAAGACCTTCAGCATTGGGTGAACTTCATCTCAGCCAGCAGCCAAGCCCTCAGAGCAGAAGGGGGACTGGAGGACAAAAACAAGTGAAGCAGGCCATGAACGCTTTTTGGAAAAGGAGACAAATTTTTCTACGCCTTCTATTTTGTGAGCCAACATTCTCTTATGACAAGGAGATGTAGCTGCGGCTGGACGTGGTCACCCGTGGGGCTTCTGTGTGACGCTACAATGTGAACCCAGTTGTGCCTTATCTTTTGATTAAAAGCTTTTTCTTGGAATCAACACAGGCTTCTTTTACTGTCAGCATTCATGAGTTCAAACATCCCTGACATGATATTTGTTGACAACAAGAGTACAAAATTGATAGGATTATGATTTAATGAATGACTTCTGGTAAAGGTGGAGCTTGAGAGGTGGTGGTTAATGAGCTGAGGGATTCAGATGGGTAGGAAGAAAGAAAAGTACTTTTAAACCTTGTGGATTAATGAAGATAGGATGGGCTCAATGATGGGATAGAGACGAAAACCGGGTCACGGTGGGAATCAATGTGAATAGGTTACTTACATACCGGTAATCCCTCAGCAGAACTAATAATTCGCTTCCACTTTAAACCAGTTATTTCAACAGCAACATTAACACAAAAGGGCCAAGTATGAAATACATGTgtacatataatatatttatggtATTGTCAGAATCTTTATGAAATCGACTGAGAACACTATAGATATGCTCAACAGTGGTAGGTGTATCCTATGTTTTGGTGATATTAATAATTCAATTAAGTCAATGCAGTTGTCCGAGTAGGCTACATCTTTCACAAGAATATCGATATAACATATACgaaaaataattaaacaacTCTACAGTTTAAACTAAGTGTTAGGTATAAACCCACTAGACCTTCAGAAATGCAAGCGCTTCGTTTGTCTAATGAAGGCTGACGTTCTGTCCAAGCCTGCCTCTCCCGGAAGTAGGAAGCCTTCTCTATCTACCGGCTTCTTCATTTTGACAGCGCATCCCATGgtagcacttttttttttccgaaTACATAGTAAGTGAAATATTTAGATTATTCAACGTGTTACTCGTATTATTTATATCCGAAGTGAACAATGAAGGATAAGGCGTAAGCACCTGCTCGTTCATAGTATCAGTGGCGACTACGCCACCGGCTAACGGGAGCTAGCTCGGCTAACGGATTGGGTTGTTACAGAAGGATCCTGTTGCAGCACATAGGGCAGCGCGTCCATATCCTCAAGGTTGAAATTGGTGATGGCACGAATCCATCATTTTATTGGGTCTCGGGTGTGTTCTCATATCAATTAGACAAACGAGTAGGTTATACTTTACTGTTGTTATTCCACGATGTTATTGTTGAGGTCAAAGCTGCATTTCATTGTAGTATTTAATAATACAGTAGTGTTCAGAGCAGAACAATTTCCAAATGCATCCCCGTCCGAActttaaaatataaacacacTTCGACATATAACACTCATAAGGATGCTGCTACAATGCCTGCTGGCCATAATGTTATATGCTATTGGCATTTAATGCTAATTCTCATTGGCTTGCTTGCTTCCTTGCAGAGACATGTTCCTGCTGTTGGTGGGTgctctcctgctgctcttctgCACAGTAGATGTTTGGTACTTCCTGCGAGGGGCCCAAGTTTTTTTCCAGGCATGGTTTCAACCCCGAATAGGGGATATTATGGCCGAACAAAGTGTGGATGGTCAGGTCCTGCCCCACGACCTGGACTACATGGGCCACATGAATAACTCCCGCTACCTGAGGGAGTGTGACTTTGCCAGGTTCCACCATTACATGCGAAATGGGCTGTTCATGGCCTCACACAGGCTGGGGGCGCGGATGGTGGTGGGGGCCTCCACTATCCGTTATCGGCGCTCGTTGGCGTTCCGCGAGCCCTTTGAGATCCGGACCAAAGTCATTGGCTGGGATGAGAAGGCCTTTTATTTGGAACAGCGCTTTGTGTCTAAGAGGGACGGCTTCATCTCAGCGGTCATGCTCTGCAGGCAGAACGTGGTGCGCTGCAGCCCCGAGCAAATCATAGAGTTTGTGTGCAAAAGAAAGGTAGGTGTATTGAGAAACCAAGGTTTATACTGTGTTCTGTCCatgcttttttgtttgtttattgtgtgcgtgtgtgtgtgtgtgtgcagatcacATGTCCAGAGTTTCCTGAGGACCTCAAACACTGGCTAGACTACATCTCAGCCAGCAGCCAGGCTCTCAGAGCAGAGAGCGGCCTGGAGAAGAAAGACGAGTGAGTCTCGTCCCGAGGACAGGAAGCCTCATTCCCAGCATATTGTTTGCACACTGACGTGAATACGCACATGCAATGAAACATTCTCATTCTAGGAAAGTATGTAGTTAagttgctatatatatatatatataattcattTCTTTTTCACCCAATGATGTATGAtcctttttaattttaatttattCCATATTATTAAATGACTGTCTTGACTGAGTATTGAAGAAGGCCAAAAGTAAAGACTTCCTTAAGGAACCAAAAGTATAAGGAATGCAAGAATGATTGCAGAAAACAGGGGATGTTTAGCATTTTGTATCATCATGGCTTTAGATACGCATGTGGAACCTTAGATATCAATGACATCAATGCATGTTTTCATACAAAGGGAATGATTTATTTGTGCCTGTTTCCCACGAGTAGCGGAAGATTTCCAAATTTACGATAACCATTCATActagaaaaaaaagaagtcatattTCTTTCAAATATTGGGGTGTGATCTGATACTTGAAGTACCTAATATGTTTATGTAGACACTTTCCTTTTACAGTTTGCACAGGTTATCCTACGGTGAAAGACTGCACTTTGTGAGTTATCTTGAGGGATTGTTTAATAGATTAGGTTTAAGATGAATACACAAAAGGGTATTTAAGCACAGGTTGTGTGAAGGAGCTTGACTATCAATCAGCTGGATCTGTCGATGCATAAAACTGGAACACGTTAAGATGTTATATTAAtgcatattttacattattcAAATGACAAATTTATACAATCTCGAGCCTGACTACTTTTTTTGTGACCAAAATAATGTATCATTCCTCATGAAAGAATCATCTGTATTTCTATCCCAtattatatgtatgtttgtcttATCTGTTCATATTCATGAGTTTACTGAGTGCAGCTTGTTTAAATTCTGAGAGGGGGAATGTggaaataattgtatttttgaTTGTTATTTATTGATAAATTATTCAGAGATCCAAATATAGGATTATACGGTGTATGCTCATTATTAAAATGCCTTTTAAATGCTTTACCAGTTGGTTGTATTCTTTGGGCCTCAGGTGTATACTGTATAGGTGTGGACTTTGGTGTGCATCTTAGGGTTTTAATTTTGAGTGGCATGAATAAAAAGTGAAAACATGTTTCCTTTATTCAAACTTTTCTTACCCTTTGTACATGGATTAATGTCTCCATCTACTGGACAGGGCTATGTGTGAGCATTTGGTCACATGACTTGGTTGGGAAACAATAAAGAGAAAGCTGGAAAGTATCATGAACAAAAAAATACCGACACTTCTCGTCATATTTGTTTGAACTCCAAGGTTCAGGGTTTCTCGATGACTATTTTCACTAGCTTTTCTAGCCACGCCCGCCATTGACTACTAGCTCGCTGCGTtcacttcctgtaaacaaagCTCCGGCTGTCAGGGTCTCTAAAAAACAAAATTGCTCCAACGTCTGCGTTTCAACGATGGCCCAAGCTGGAGTTGTTCTCGATAAAGACCAGTTTAACTGTTCAATATGTCTGGACGTGTTGAGGGATCCGGTCACTATTCCATGCGGGCATAGTTATTGTTCGGGTTGTATCAAGCATTACTGGGACCAGGACGAATACCTCGGGGTTTATGGCTGCCCCCAGTGCAGGCAGTCTTTCAACCCGAGGCCGCTGCTCGGCAGAAACACGATGTTGGCGGACGTCGTGGAAAGATTCAAAAACACTCGATTCcagaccacacacacgcccgccgCAGAGAGCTTCGCCGGACCCGAAGATGTGCAGTGTGACGTTTGCACGGGCAGAAAAAACAAAGCGGTTAAATCGTGTCTGGTGTGCCTGGCCTCCTACTGCGAGCCTCACTTGAAGCCTCACTACGAGTCTGCAGCCTTCAAGAAGCACAGGCTCGTTGCAGCCTCGGAAAAACTACAGGAGACCATATGTCCCCAACACGACAAGCTTCTAGAGGTCTACTGTAGAACCGACAATCAGTGCATCTGTTACCTTTGTCTGACAGATGAACATAAAGGACACGATACAGTTCTAGCTGAGACGGAAATCCGAGAAAAGAAGGTAgttatgttttatattttattgatcGAAACGGAACCTGTTGATTGTGTCAAGCCTAAGATAAAAATACTGACACTGCTGTGTTTACATTGATTCATTCAGACTCAGCTTGGTGAGGAGAAGCGACACTCTCAAACTAAAatccaagagagggagagggaagccATGGAGCTGAGACAAGCCATTATGTCTCTCACAGTAAGTGACTTCATACAAATACTAAAATTCATACAAATCCATTATGCCCATCTTGACTTTTCCTCGGTACTGGTTCAGATAGATGAACCAGACAATATATTTATGACACTTCAGTGACTTCACTAATAATAGAGTATCTTAAACTTTAAAATGAACTATTTTTGTCCCATTTTGCTGTCAACCCCATCGTCACCTCCCACCCCAGCGGTCTACTCGAGCAGCCATCGGGGAGAGCGACAAGGTCTTCACGGAGCTGATCCGATCCATAGAGCTGAAGCGCTTCGAGGTGCGGGAGCTCATCGGGGTCCAGGAGAGGAACGCTGTTCGCCACGCCGAGGAGCTGCTGTCGAGGCTGGAGAAGGAAACCAATGAGctgaagaggagagaggccgAGCTGGATAAGCTCTCTCACACCGAGGATCACGTCCAGTTTCTACGGGTGAGGGTTCCTTCTCTGCTGGATGGttgcattattgttattactgtattattaataatatgaaTAGCCTTTTAGTATTGCATATTAACCTTGTTCAGCATAAATACCATTAAATAACAGTATTTAACACCCAGtccctcacccactcactctcttGCACATACCTGTATAAGAGGGAGACACGGATACCTATTGACACATGGAACCTTTTACACTTTTTGCAACGGTAGTTTTAAGACTTTTTCAACCCCAAAACTGCTGGACTCACCCTGGTTTTGTTTCAGAGCTGCCAGACTGTTACCCCTATTGCCGGCGGTCTACCCTCAATCATTGTTGACCCCAACCTGGACTTTGGCTTGGTGATGGTGGCTGTCAACGACTTCAACTCTCTGCTCACGGAAGTGTGCCAGGGCGGTTTCAGCAGCATCTTCGAGAGAGGTCAATTGAAGAATGATAAACAAACTAATAGTCATTGACAGGTTCTTTGGGATTCCCAGCCTAATGCATGGGTGTGTCTCCACTTGTAGTAAGAGAAGTGACTATCGTGGACTCTCCCATTCCTGCTATCGAGCTGGAAGCAGAGCAGCTCAACGCCCAAACAAGTGTCCACATGGATGCAACCCCAAGTGAGTCgatgaagtgtgtgtttgttattccAGCAAGCAAGACAATAAAGCGAATAATGCTGAGAGAGGCTTGCATTCAacaaaaaatttgaaaataattaaaaaataatattaatttcGTTTTTATTGACATTGTTTCGGATCCACTCACTGGTTCCACTTGTTTGCGAGAGACTTCAGAAGACACAGGTCTTGGAACGTATGCCAGTAGGACTACTTCAAATGATCATCAAACAAAAACAGCAGCAATAGTGCTGTTCAAGAGGATTTGAGAAATACCACAGGTGCAGTAGCCTGGtcctctggatctgccataaccaatcgctaacgtttggccgggagtCAGGTGGCgtgcaggctgtaaacaaaccaaacactgtacgtgaagatgtccgtcaacgagagctgactttaacgtcattgatctcagccactccctctgtttgcTGATTTGACGCAGAAAATGTAGATGGAGAAAtcccactaacataccgcagacccagacctagtactgaagggaaattcaaaataagcggaagtacttaggcgggcggagcctgGCTACAGGTGCACTATTCTGGATGAGGAATCGCTAgattagaaaaaaaatattgtaacTGTAAGACTATTCATGTTTATTATATTACCAACTGGTAATTTTCAGTAGGTAGagcttttaatatatatttggaCCTAATTGAAACATTGAAATAACTGCTAGGTATGTTAATTATTAAAACCGTTGCCCACACCCCTCTAATTTCAATAGGGTTGGGAGGTTATCCTGACCCCAAACaaacagtgtttgttttttcagcGACTCTTCCTCCTACACCTGGGCTAGACCAAGCGCCCGTGGGCCCACTgaaccccttcctctctccaggACCTGCCCTCTCCACGTTCGGTGGCTTCGCCTTACCATTCGGTAAGTCAGGCGGTAAAACAAGCAGCATGCACATCGCCCCGCGGTATCATGgacatcatttacatttagggcatctaGCAGATGGTtctatccaaagagacttataATAAGAACATTggtcagaagaagaagaaacaatataccgctgtcggtacttgtaaggatgttcataaaaccaagtgccaagcagaAACAATTGAAAGgtcaacccattccctgtatacaacaaagctagctaggataaggtgATGCACATTAAGTAATATTTTTAAGTGTCAGGAGGTACAACATCCAATAAGTGGGTACATTAAGTGCCCGGATGTACAACCTACAATTAGTGCACAAGAGGGGTTG is a window of Gadus macrocephalus chromosome 8, ASM3116895v1 DNA encoding:
- the LOC132463296 gene encoding protein THEM6-like produces the protein MFLLLVGALLLLFCTVDVWYFLRGAQVFFQAWFQPRIGDIMAEQSVDGQVLPHDLDYMGHMNNSRYLRECDFARFHHYMRNGLFMASHRLGARMVVGASTIRYRRSLAFREPFEIRTKVIGWDEKAFYLEQRFVSKRDGFISAVMLCRQNVVRCSPEQIIEFVCKRKITCPEFPEDLKHWLDYISASSQALRAESGLEKKDE
- the ftr67 gene encoding finTRIM family, member 67 isoform X3; this encodes MAQAGVVLDKDQFNCSICLDVLRDPVTIPCGHSYCSGCIKHYWDQDEYLGVYGCPQCRQSFNPRPLLGRNTMLADVVERFKNTRFQTTHTPAAESFAGPEDVQCDVCTGRKNKAVKSCLVCLASYCEPHLKPHYESAAFKKHRLVAASEKLQETICPQHDKLLEVYCRTDNQCICYLCLTDEHKGHDTVLAETEIREKKTQLGEEKRHSQTKIQEREREAMELRQAIMSLTRSTRAAIGESDKVFTELIRSIELKRFEVRELIGVQERNAVRHAEELLSRLEKETNELKRREAELDKLSHTEDHVQFLRSCQTVTPIAGGLPSIIVDPNLDFGLVMVAVNDFNSLLTEVCQGGFSSIFERVREVTIVDSPIPAIELEAEQLNAQTSVHMDATPTTLPPTPGLDQAPVGPLNPFLSPGPALSTFGGFALPFGSKLSSGSRQRHLQRRSHPRRK
- the ftr67 gene encoding finTRIM family, member 67 isoform X1, translated to MAQAGVVLDKDQFNCSICLDVLRDPVTIPCGHSYCSGCIKHYWDQDEYLGVYGCPQCRQSFNPRPLLGRNTMLADVVERFKNTRFQTTHTPAAESFAGPEDVQCDVCTGRKNKAVKSCLVCLASYCEPHLKPHYESAAFKKHRLVAASEKLQETICPQHDKLLEVYCRTDNQCICYLCLTDEHKGHDTVLAETEIREKKTQLGEEKRHSQTKIQEREREAMELRQAIMSLTRSTRAAIGESDKVFTELIRSIELKRFEVRELIGVQERNAVRHAEELLSRLEKETNELKRREAELDKLSHTEDHVQFLRSCQTVTPIAGGLPSIIVDPNLDFGLVMVAVNDFNSLLTEVCQGGFSSIFERVREVTIVDSPIPAIELEAEQLNAQTSVHMDATPRLGGYPDPKQTVFVFSATLPPTPGLDQAPVGPLNPFLSPGPALSTFGGFALPFGSKLSSGSRQRHLQRRSHPRRK
- the LOC132463295 gene encoding protein THEM6-like, whose amino-acid sequence is MWWLLWVLVALLTLFSCLDVWYFLRAAAVLTRAWFQTPVWDVTAEQVVAGRVLPRDIDMCHMNNARYLRECDFARFSLYTRNGVFKALRALGASMVVGATTVRYRRALCIGEGFELRSRIVTWDEKSFFLEQRFVSTKDGLVCAVMYCRQNIIRGSPDKIMQHLCKRKVECPEFPEDLQHWVNFISASSQALRAEGGLEDKNK
- the ftr67 gene encoding finTRIM family, member 67 isoform X2; its protein translation is MAQAGVVLDKDQFNCSICLDVLRDPVTIPCGHSYCSGCIKHYWDQDEYLGVYGCPQCRQSFNPRPLLGRNTMLADVVERFKNTRFQTTHTPAAESFAGPEDVQCDVCTGRKNKAVKSCLVCLASYCEPHLKPHYESAAFKKHRLVAASEKLQETICPQHDKLLEVYCRTDNQCICYLCLTDEHKGHDTVLAETEIREKKTQLGEEKRHSQTKIQEREREAMELRQAIMSLTRSTRAAIGESDKVFTELIRSIELKRFEVRELIGVQERNAVRHAEELLSRLEKETNELKRREAELDKLSHTEDHVQFLRSCQTVTPIAGGLPSIIVDPNLDFGLVMVAVNDFNSLLTEVCQGGFSSIFERVREVTIVDSPIPAIELEAEQLNAQTSVHMDATPMFVFSATLPPTPGLDQAPVGPLNPFLSPGPALSTFGGFALPFGSKLSSGSRQRHLQRRSHPRRK